Proteins encoded in a region of the Teredinibacter purpureus genome:
- a CDS encoding HAD-IIIC family phosphatase: MGERDIIRQVKSLRQNIAESGASAQLATLLSQLHDIHSKSKAGYLLRKVTFEELNQSKTSNIKPIKIAVISNFVCDEITNYIRTACLTDSIFADIYCADFNQYMWQLLDDDSELYQFSPDITLCLLDEHIFLDNMPADWLLEDYLNSMDSVLENITQAFNRYFHNSDKLLVTNTVVLGQEQHQLLIDYRSKMTLSQKFRQFNTAINEAFFEQSAGIVIDTDILLQQQNVELKRLNLSGFAKMHFSEELLDQFANECKKVAQTLLGNTKKCLVLDCDNTLWGGVVGDDGIAGITLGSSAEGELYARFQAAARQLGKQGIILALNSKNNRDNTDQVFSQHPDAILKTKDFSFQCVNWDPKHENLKTIAQHLNISCEHIVFVDDSDFECDMVRELLPEVAVVKLSGNPEEHLLQLTSPGFFNSRVLTAEDYTRSEKYRAESERKVEKNKHTDISGYLHSLNIAVDVSFADEFTLPRVAQITQRTNQFNLTTERLSEQDVQRLYLDDYCHILTVCVDDKFGSSGIVGCAIIDEKPDGSFHIRNLLLSCRVFSRGIETAIVGYIIRFAREKFASTVYGYFSETTKNQKFSGFYRENGFVADGHVNGETELNRYKLSELDFQSLFAKIPWVTLKTHTDNAVSTMEQ; encoded by the coding sequence ATGGGTGAGCGAGATATTATCCGCCAAGTAAAATCGTTAAGACAGAATATTGCAGAAAGTGGTGCAAGCGCTCAGCTCGCCACACTGTTATCTCAACTGCATGACATTCATTCCAAATCTAAGGCGGGCTACCTGCTAAGAAAAGTCACGTTTGAGGAACTCAATCAATCTAAAACGTCGAACATTAAGCCCATTAAAATTGCGGTTATCAGTAATTTCGTCTGTGACGAGATCACTAATTATATTCGTACCGCTTGTTTAACTGATTCCATCTTTGCGGATATTTATTGCGCCGATTTCAATCAATACATGTGGCAACTACTTGACGACGACAGCGAGCTCTACCAATTTTCACCAGATATTACACTGTGCCTGCTAGATGAACATATATTCCTCGATAATATGCCTGCCGATTGGTTGCTGGAAGATTATCTAAACAGTATGGACTCTGTCTTAGAGAACATCACACAAGCGTTTAATCGTTACTTCCACAATAGCGATAAGCTACTGGTTACCAATACCGTTGTGCTAGGACAAGAGCAGCATCAGCTACTTATCGACTACCGTTCAAAAATGACGCTAAGCCAAAAGTTTCGTCAGTTTAATACGGCAATAAATGAAGCCTTTTTTGAGCAAAGCGCCGGCATAGTCATTGATACCGATATTTTACTGCAACAGCAAAACGTAGAGCTTAAGCGCTTGAATTTGTCAGGATTTGCCAAAATGCATTTTAGCGAAGAATTGCTGGATCAGTTTGCCAATGAATGTAAAAAAGTAGCGCAAACGCTTCTTGGTAACACCAAAAAATGTCTTGTCCTCGATTGCGATAACACGCTTTGGGGAGGCGTTGTTGGCGACGATGGTATAGCAGGCATTACGCTGGGAAGCAGTGCAGAAGGCGAACTGTACGCACGTTTCCAAGCAGCAGCGAGACAACTGGGTAAGCAAGGTATAATTTTAGCCCTTAATAGTAAAAATAATCGGGACAATACTGATCAAGTTTTTAGCCAACACCCAGATGCAATACTGAAAACAAAGGATTTTTCTTTCCAATGCGTTAACTGGGACCCCAAACACGAGAATCTAAAAACCATTGCACAACATCTCAATATCAGCTGTGAGCATATAGTTTTTGTGGATGATAGCGATTTTGAATGCGATATGGTTAGAGAGTTATTGCCAGAAGTTGCCGTGGTAAAACTTTCCGGTAATCCAGAAGAACATCTTTTACAGCTCACCTCGCCAGGATTTTTTAATTCCCGGGTGCTAACCGCTGAAGATTACACTCGTAGTGAAAAGTATAGAGCCGAATCAGAACGTAAAGTAGAGAAAAATAAACACACCGACATTAGTGGTTACCTTCACAGCCTAAATATCGCCGTCGATGTTTCGTTTGCTGATGAATTCACGCTACCACGCGTAGCACAAATAACCCAAAGAACAAATCAATTCAATCTCACTACAGAAAGACTAAGCGAGCAAGATGTACAGCGGCTTTATCTCGACGACTATTGCCACATTCTTACCGTTTGTGTAGACGATAAATTTGGTAGTAGCGGAATTGTCGGTTGTGCAATCATAGATGAAAAACCAGATGGAAGCTTTCATATACGTAATTTACTATTGAGTTGTCGGGTGTTTTCTCGTGGAATCGAAACAGCAATAGTTGGGTATATCATTCGCTTCGCACGCGAGAAATTTGCAAGCACGGTATACGGTTATTTTTCTGAAACAACCAAAAACCAAAAATTTTCAGGTTTCTATCGTGAAAATGGTTTTGTCGCCGACGGCCATGTCAACGGCGAAACGGAGCTTAATCGTTACAAGCTGAGCGAGCTGGACTTTCAGTCGCTATTCGCAAAAATCCCTTGGGTCACACTTAAAACACACACGGATAACGCCGTAAGCACAATGGAGCAATAA
- a CDS encoding SRPBCC domain-containing protein: MLREVRTDVVINASKEFVWETLTRFEDYPSWNPFATSIEGNLIVGENLAVTINVPNQGIMKFRPRIIDVKHNVRFAWQGKVLVKGVFDGEHSFELESISDTQCRLVHREVFSGFLVAMMWKKLSNNTHEGFSHMNQALKLKCEGAA, translated from the coding sequence ATGCTTCGAGAAGTCAGGACAGACGTTGTTATCAACGCGTCTAAAGAATTCGTTTGGGAAACCTTGACTCGTTTTGAGGACTACCCTTCGTGGAACCCGTTTGCAACGTCAATAGAGGGAAATCTCATTGTAGGTGAAAATCTAGCAGTAACAATAAATGTTCCAAACCAAGGCATTATGAAATTCAGACCTAGAATAATCGATGTGAAGCACAACGTACGTTTCGCATGGCAGGGTAAGGTTCTAGTAAAAGGCGTTTTTGATGGTGAGCATAGTTTCGAGCTAGAATCGATTTCAGATACGCAGTGTCGGTTGGTTCATCGTGAAGTGTTTAGTGGTTTTTTAGTGGCAATGATGTGGAAAAAACTCAGCAACAATACACATGAAGGCTTTAGTCATATGAACCAAGCACTCAAACTGAAGTGTGAAGGTGCAGCGTAA
- a CDS encoding alpha/beta fold hydrolase, with translation MSYLAELRDLVMLHAHAQNMDIPRCSNILERVRELQSEKEGSWAYEWMSEARGLLGQGNNYDAYQYFNLARFPYPSTPLMHEAHSTCVATFKEWINNAAPDVECCHAPYRGCIIPFYLYPCDKKNAPTLLVMGGIVSLKEQWGQFLLAGKKLGMSVIVAEMPGVGENPLPYDEHSYGYLTALLDAVSAKVNVDYVHTVMMSFSGNLAIGQAPFDQRIRAITSVGAPIQAFFLDLEWWQSVPNTTKYTLAHLCRQEVDSVFSYLSRFAISEEEIANLDIPLYYVRSSRDEIIPSEEGNILKRNARNFYLKEFDDVHGSPDNMAEMQKFVPWTVLNESRQKPFIKHILGVLLLVNNFKRKLGLKK, from the coding sequence GTGAGTTATTTAGCAGAACTTCGTGATCTTGTTATGTTGCATGCTCATGCGCAGAATATGGATATTCCACGCTGCAGTAATATTTTGGAGCGCGTGAGAGAGTTACAAAGCGAAAAAGAGGGAAGCTGGGCATATGAATGGATGTCGGAAGCAAGAGGCCTGCTAGGGCAAGGTAATAATTATGATGCATACCAGTACTTTAATTTGGCTCGATTCCCCTACCCATCAACCCCGTTAATGCATGAGGCACACTCAACTTGTGTGGCTACATTTAAAGAGTGGATTAATAACGCGGCGCCCGACGTAGAATGTTGTCATGCGCCATATAGAGGCTGCATTATTCCATTTTATTTATATCCGTGTGACAAAAAAAATGCACCCACACTCCTTGTCATGGGGGGGATTGTGTCCTTAAAGGAGCAGTGGGGCCAATTTTTGCTGGCGGGGAAAAAGCTCGGTATGTCCGTTATTGTGGCCGAGATGCCTGGCGTTGGTGAGAATCCATTACCTTATGATGAGCATAGTTATGGCTATCTAACCGCACTACTCGATGCTGTTTCGGCCAAGGTTAATGTTGATTACGTGCATACAGTAATGATGAGTTTCAGCGGAAACTTGGCGATTGGTCAAGCGCCTTTTGACCAGCGTATACGTGCTATTACCAGTGTCGGTGCCCCTATACAAGCATTTTTTCTTGATCTCGAATGGTGGCAAAGCGTACCTAATACAACCAAGTACACCTTAGCGCATTTATGCCGACAGGAAGTCGATAGTGTATTTAGCTATTTGTCACGATTTGCTATCTCAGAGGAAGAAATAGCAAACTTGGACATTCCATTATATTACGTGCGCAGTAGTCGCGATGAAATCATCCCCTCTGAAGAGGGCAATATTCTTAAACGTAATGCCCGTAATTTTTACCTAAAAGAATTTGACGATGTTCATGGCTCGCCGGACAACATGGCAGAAATGCAAAAATTCGTACCCTGGACAGTATTAAATGAGTCGCGTCAAAAACCTTTTATAAAGCATATTTTAGGGGTTTTGTTGTTGGTAAATAATTTCAAGCGAAAGCTTGGGTTAAAAAAATAG
- a CDS encoding thioesterase II family protein codes for MATQTTRNDKPLPQEKTVVHHNIKRWLPRLGDKPNAKVRLYCFSHAGGGASVYYPWNSYFSDAVEVCPVQLPGREERLGEPLIDDFENLIGSLLPIIASSIDRPYAIYGHSLGACIGYEIAKRLYTEYALSPLCYFGGAHRSPCKPYYYPSVRGLPNAELTKMVTRFNGLPQAFLDSQEMMDLMLPVLRSDLFLCESYRYVPSLPLPSDIIVFSGQFDRNVTADKLSSWKNHSTKEVTFISLDGDHFFLKTHKNNVLEVVQSTCESLLGCKL; via the coding sequence ATGGCTACGCAAACCACCCGTAACGACAAACCGTTACCGCAAGAAAAAACGGTAGTACACCACAACATTAAACGATGGTTGCCCCGTTTAGGGGACAAGCCCAATGCTAAAGTTCGGCTTTATTGCTTTTCCCATGCAGGGGGAGGCGCCTCGGTTTATTATCCTTGGAATAGTTACTTTTCCGATGCTGTTGAAGTTTGCCCAGTACAGCTACCCGGTCGCGAAGAACGTTTGGGCGAACCACTCATTGACGACTTCGAAAATTTGATTGGCAGTTTACTGCCCATAATAGCAAGTAGTATTGATCGTCCCTATGCTATCTACGGCCATAGTTTAGGCGCTTGTATTGGCTACGAAATTGCCAAACGTCTATACACGGAATACGCTTTATCCCCGTTATGTTATTTTGGCGGAGCTCATCGCAGCCCCTGTAAACCATACTACTATCCATCTGTTAGAGGCTTGCCAAACGCTGAGCTTACTAAAATGGTCACACGTTTTAACGGCCTGCCTCAGGCATTTCTCGACAGTCAAGAAATGATGGATCTGATGTTACCAGTATTGCGCAGTGATTTATTTCTGTGTGAATCGTATCGGTACGTGCCTAGCCTGCCGTTGCCGTCTGACATTATTGTTTTTTCTGGTCAATTTGACCGTAATGTAACCGCAGATAAACTTTCATCATGGAAAAACCATTCTACAAAAGAGGTGACCTTCATCAGCCTCGATGGAGACCATTTCTTCCTTAAAACCCATAAAAATAACGTTCTAGAGGTTGTTCAATCTACCTGTGAAAGTCTATTAGGTTGTAAATTATAG
- a CDS encoding winged helix-turn-helix domain-containing protein → MQTNKPSKTKTSFYRRIYLAYLIDSGINTVPAIIDMTGMPKRTAQDTLAALKELGINVEFIGGTKNGHYQINDWGAVSKTWVTNNLKHVKDVLMYP, encoded by the coding sequence ATGCAGACAAATAAACCCAGTAAGACCAAAACAAGCTTTTATCGTCGGATCTATTTGGCCTATTTGATCGATAGCGGCATCAATACAGTTCCAGCTATTATAGACATGACCGGCATGCCCAAGCGCACGGCCCAGGATACTTTAGCGGCTCTTAAGGAGCTGGGCATTAACGTCGAATTTATAGGTGGCACAAAAAACGGGCATTACCAAATTAATGACTGGGGAGCCGTGTCAAAAACATGGGTAACGAACAATTTGAAGCATGTTAAAGATGTTTTGATGTACCCCTAA
- a CDS encoding 2-oxo acid dehydrogenase subunit E2 produces MVDINDFPQQRRHTYYFLKDASNTAPVLLTTKVDMSAMEKSRASLKTEGVNVSYIAFLIKAISVVIKQYPQANASMLDGWRPKIARYERVIAKFTLDKHDAGERLVASAVIEDSDLLGEYDIQREIERFKNADYSDADEYNNLRRLNSLKKQVGQWLYRKLMSNPNKRHAIQGSFTITSLGHRPVDVFCPISSNCIAFGVGAIQDSAVVMGGEITVRPMLPLSMVFDHRVIDGAMAADILHDIKNVIEQYQFPLK; encoded by the coding sequence ATGGTAGATATTAACGATTTCCCGCAGCAACGTCGTCACACGTATTACTTCCTCAAAGATGCAAGTAATACTGCGCCCGTATTGTTAACCACTAAAGTTGATATGAGTGCGATGGAGAAAAGTAGAGCGTCACTCAAAACCGAAGGTGTAAATGTCAGTTACATTGCATTCTTAATTAAAGCGATTTCCGTGGTGATAAAACAATACCCGCAAGCAAATGCCAGCATGCTTGACGGATGGCGACCTAAAATAGCACGTTATGAACGGGTAATTGCAAAGTTTACGCTAGATAAGCATGACGCAGGAGAACGGTTGGTAGCATCTGCCGTAATCGAAGACAGTGACTTACTCGGTGAATACGATATTCAGCGAGAAATTGAGCGGTTTAAAAACGCAGACTACAGCGATGCCGATGAATACAATAATCTACGTAGGCTCAATAGTTTAAAGAAACAGGTAGGGCAATGGTTATATCGAAAACTCATGTCTAACCCGAACAAGCGCCACGCTATACAAGGTTCTTTTACCATTACATCCCTTGGCCACCGGCCCGTGGATGTGTTTTGCCCAATTAGTAGCAACTGCATAGCGTTTGGGGTAGGGGCCATTCAAGATAGCGCAGTCGTTATGGGTGGCGAGATAACTGTACGTCCGATGTTGCCATTAAGTATGGTGTTTGATCATCGCGTTATCGATGGCGCTATGGCCGCCGACATTCTGCATGATATTAAAAACGTCATTGAACAGTATCAATTTCCATTAAAATAA
- a CDS encoding outer membrane lipoprotein-sorting protein, with translation MKILNKNKSKKLSLLIVHLCCVLLFGVSASFAQSPEEKGKEVAAEVDRRDSGFVDLVTEMTMTLKDKGGRESARDLRIKTIELEAGDKTITVFDTPKDQKGVALLTHSYKDKDDDQWLYLPVIRRVKRIVAQNRSGPFVGSEFAYEDINTPQIERFTYLYIGEEMCGEVTCIKYERYPIDRFSGYTKNVIWVHKDEMRYAQIDYYDRKKSLLKTLKFHDYKRYINKLWRPDFIEMHNHQTGASTRLDFYKRVFGQGLNEADFMSNQLKRIK, from the coding sequence ATGAAAATATTGAATAAAAACAAGTCTAAAAAGCTATCACTTTTGATAGTTCACCTATGCTGTGTATTGTTATTTGGCGTAAGCGCCAGTTTTGCTCAAAGCCCCGAGGAAAAAGGAAAAGAGGTGGCAGCCGAGGTCGACAGACGAGATTCAGGCTTTGTCGATCTGGTAACTGAAATGACAATGACCTTAAAAGATAAAGGGGGGCGCGAAAGCGCACGAGATTTACGTATTAAAACGATTGAACTAGAGGCTGGTGATAAAACCATTACGGTATTTGATACACCAAAGGATCAAAAGGGTGTTGCTCTGTTAACTCACAGCTACAAAGACAAAGATGACGACCAATGGTTGTATCTACCCGTAATTCGACGCGTTAAACGTATCGTAGCGCAAAATCGCTCTGGCCCATTTGTGGGCAGTGAATTTGCCTACGAAGATATAAACACCCCACAAATTGAACGTTTTACCTACCTGTATATAGGCGAAGAAATGTGTGGTGAGGTTACGTGCATAAAATATGAGCGTTATCCCATAGACCGTTTCTCGGGGTACACGAAGAATGTTATCTGGGTGCACAAAGACGAAATGCGCTATGCACAAATTGATTACTATGACCGTAAAAAGAGCCTTCTAAAAACGCTTAAATTTCATGATTACAAACGTTACATTAATAAGCTATGGCGACCCGATTTTATAGAAATGCACAATCATCAAACTGGCGCCAGCACTCGGTTAGATTTTTATAAGCGGGTTTTTGGGCAAGGGCTTAACGAAGCAGACTTTATGTCGAATCAACTTAAACGAATCAAGTAG
- a CDS encoding FAD-dependent monooxygenase: MERKEIKTQICIVGAGPGGAFLALLLARAGINTVLLEKADDFNRDFRGESLSPDARQLLEDHGLEDFIEHHGYLESRALNLCDNGDSLMRFEFSDYKFKNQCVIEFPQPALLQVLTNKAAEYDNFTFLAKASCKSLIQDDKGAVNGITVKNSDKSEIIIHANLVVAADGRYSKMRSLANLGADIKKAPRDVLWLKVPRPANWPSEVSIKLKKDRHLIVLPTFPDHLRLGVNIPAGQYKSFRKQGIEHLHNFIIDLEPRIEKEVRETITDWSCVALLDIFTARVPRWYVDGMALLGDSAHTITPVMGQGIKHALFDAKKLYEVITDRLAVAPEALIRGKYLESYQKERQEETDFILGIQERQERIFSFASPLKVLLRRTVYRIINNLSGVKKKMVERVYFAGYLKAEADRKSVS; the protein is encoded by the coding sequence ATGGAACGTAAAGAGATTAAAACACAAATATGTATCGTTGGTGCAGGCCCGGGCGGGGCATTTTTAGCCTTACTATTAGCGAGGGCCGGTATTAATACAGTGCTACTGGAAAAAGCCGATGATTTTAACCGAGATTTTCGCGGAGAATCCCTTTCTCCAGATGCACGACAATTATTGGAAGACCACGGCCTAGAAGACTTTATTGAACATCATGGTTACTTAGAATCCCGAGCGCTTAATTTATGCGATAACGGTGACAGCCTCATGCGCTTCGAGTTTTCCGATTATAAATTCAAAAACCAGTGTGTTATCGAATTCCCTCAGCCTGCATTGTTGCAAGTACTCACCAATAAAGCAGCCGAATACGACAATTTCACATTTTTGGCAAAGGCCTCGTGCAAATCGTTAATCCAAGATGATAAAGGGGCCGTAAACGGTATTACTGTAAAAAATAGCGATAAGAGCGAAATTATAATACACGCTAACCTCGTGGTTGCCGCTGATGGTCGCTATTCTAAAATGCGTAGTTTGGCCAACCTAGGTGCCGATATTAAAAAGGCCCCGCGCGACGTCTTATGGTTAAAAGTCCCTCGTCCAGCCAATTGGCCTTCAGAAGTTAGTATAAAACTGAAAAAAGATCGTCATCTAATCGTATTGCCAACCTTCCCAGATCATTTACGCCTCGGTGTGAATATTCCTGCCGGTCAGTATAAAAGTTTTCGCAAGCAAGGCATCGAACATCTACACAACTTCATCATCGATCTTGAGCCTCGAATAGAAAAAGAGGTCCGTGAGACGATAACCGACTGGTCGTGCGTAGCCTTGTTGGATATTTTTACCGCGCGCGTACCGCGTTGGTATGTAGATGGCATGGCGTTGTTGGGAGATTCTGCTCATACCATTACTCCCGTTATGGGGCAGGGTATTAAGCATGCTCTGTTTGATGCAAAAAAACTATACGAAGTCATTACCGATCGTTTGGCAGTCGCGCCTGAGGCACTTATTCGTGGAAAATATTTGGAAAGCTACCAAAAGGAACGCCAAGAAGAAACCGACTTTATTCTTGGCATTCAAGAGCGCCAAGAACGCATATTTAGTTTTGCTAGCCCTCTTAAGGTTCTGTTGCGCCGAACCGTATACCGGATTATCAACAACTTGAGCGGGGTAAAGAAGAAAATGGTCGAGCGTGTTTACTTCGCCGGTTATCTTAAGGCTGAAGCAGATCGTAAATCCGTTTCCTAA
- a CDS encoding BlaI/MecI/CopY family transcriptional regulator gives MNLGELEKLVLQHIWNTGEVDAKQVFAHFKKTRGGTLNTIQSTLDRLFKKKLLSREKQGHAYLYKAAINRNAFIGQLINDIASDFGSTNDSPLLAAFSSLSSDLDSEQLDELERLIEEKRAAYRAGGAK, from the coding sequence ATGAACCTTGGCGAACTCGAAAAATTAGTGCTTCAGCACATCTGGAATACTGGCGAAGTGGATGCCAAACAAGTATTCGCACATTTCAAGAAAACTCGCGGTGGTACGTTAAATACCATCCAAAGTACCCTAGATCGCCTATTCAAAAAAAAATTGTTAAGTCGAGAAAAACAAGGACACGCTTACCTATATAAAGCAGCAATAAATCGAAATGCTTTTATAGGGCAATTAATTAATGATATCGCCAGTGATTTTGGCTCAACAAATGACAGTCCCCTACTCGCTGCTTTCTCCTCTCTATCTTCAGATCTTGATAGTGAACAACTGGATGAACTCGAACGACTGATAGAGGAAAAGCGCGCGGCTTATCGAGCTGGTGGCGCCAAATGA
- a CDS encoding efflux RND transporter permease subunit, which yields MKMIIWSLEHKAFSVIASLMLVLALASGMKGLSLTNDYNIYFGKTNPQLIEYEALLNSYSKNDNIMIAIGARDGSVFDRETLAVIEDITLEAWQTPFSRRVDSLTNMQYTFADEDDLLVRALVLDAHLMSAAEIDKVKNIALNEPLLKGSLVSLDGAAAGINIILQMPGEDPIGEIPQAVEYVREKVSEYRERYPELEFHLVGQAVLAMAFPETSRADIKGLYPLMFILVLALLLVLLRSVAVCLLTLLIIILSSVAGMGVFGWFDMKLAPIATAVPVMIMSLAIANCVHITIAYFSQLSFGQTPAAAMRSSLALNFKPILLANITTAIGFLTLNTSHSPPFQLLGNMVALGVMCSAMLSLFFYPTLLMFFVRRRTLISDDEQQQQTSMQRRFSLLGEFIVQRYKFFLAITVVTSITSVALMLQNELNETTLNYFDERMEFRQDIDWVNENLTGVMYAHFSVGSGSSNNIVDPEYLANLDDFATWLRKHPDVRSVRSLSDIYKRLNKNMHGDSNEYFRVPDDRLEASQYLLLYELSLPFGLDLRSMINIDKSASKVSVNLRKMSSREMLAFESETLLWMHENLPEPMWARASSTNVVFAHISKRNVNSLIGGIGVGILLISLIIMFVLRSVKFGFVSLVANALPFFIAFGLWSLFVGNIGLGVAVVVGMALGVVVDDTVHFLMKYQANLKHGMSNHDALVDVFRRVGIALTITTVCLVAGFMVLSQSYLSLNKNMGMMTALTIAIALIIDFIFLPALLKVLGPKKAQAL from the coding sequence ATGAAAATGATTATTTGGAGCCTCGAGCACAAAGCGTTCAGTGTAATAGCCTCTCTCATGCTGGTTCTTGCACTTGCTAGCGGCATGAAAGGCCTAAGTTTGACTAATGATTATAATATTTATTTTGGCAAGACGAATCCTCAGTTGATCGAATATGAAGCGCTGCTAAACAGCTATTCAAAAAATGACAATATAATGATAGCCATTGGTGCGAGGGATGGGTCAGTTTTCGATAGAGAAACACTCGCGGTTATAGAGGACATTACGTTAGAAGCATGGCAGACACCGTTTTCCCGTCGAGTAGACTCCTTAACCAATATGCAATATACCTTCGCGGACGAGGACGATTTACTCGTACGTGCACTTGTATTAGACGCTCATTTAATGAGTGCGGCGGAAATCGATAAGGTGAAAAATATTGCGCTAAATGAGCCTTTATTAAAAGGTTCGTTAGTGTCGCTAGATGGTGCTGCCGCGGGTATCAATATCATTTTACAAATGCCGGGTGAAGATCCTATTGGCGAAATCCCCCAAGCGGTTGAGTATGTGCGTGAAAAAGTCAGCGAGTATCGAGAGCGTTATCCAGAACTGGAGTTTCACCTAGTTGGGCAGGCCGTGTTGGCCATGGCTTTTCCCGAAACATCCCGTGCCGACATTAAAGGCTTATACCCTTTAATGTTTATATTGGTGCTAGCGCTGTTATTGGTGTTGTTACGTTCGGTGGCGGTATGTCTATTAACCTTACTTATCATTATTTTATCGTCCGTAGCAGGTATGGGTGTATTTGGCTGGTTTGATATGAAACTGGCCCCAATCGCAACGGCAGTACCGGTGATGATAATGTCTTTAGCCATCGCCAACTGCGTGCACATTACCATTGCGTATTTTAGCCAATTAAGTTTTGGGCAAACGCCTGCTGCAGCAATGCGCAGTAGCTTAGCGCTAAATTTTAAGCCCATACTGCTTGCCAATATAACCACAGCAATTGGCTTTTTAACCCTTAATACCAGCCATTCACCGCCGTTTCAATTATTAGGTAATATGGTTGCACTTGGCGTTATGTGCTCGGCGATGCTTTCACTCTTTTTCTACCCAACATTACTCATGTTTTTTGTGCGTCGTCGCACGCTTATTTCTGACGATGAACAACAACAGCAAACATCTATGCAGCGTCGTTTTTCACTACTCGGCGAATTTATTGTTCAGCGTTACAAGTTTTTTTTGGCGATCACCGTTGTCACCAGCATTACATCGGTGGCATTAATGCTACAGAACGAACTGAATGAAACGACGTTGAATTATTTCGATGAACGAATGGAATTTCGCCAAGATATTGATTGGGTAAATGAAAATCTAACCGGTGTAATGTACGCCCATTTCTCGGTGGGTAGCGGGAGCTCTAATAATATTGTTGACCCAGAATACTTGGCGAACCTAGACGACTTCGCTACGTGGCTACGCAAGCACCCTGATGTTCGCTCTGTGCGCTCCCTAAGTGATATATACAAACGCTTAAATAAAAATATGCACGGTGATAGCAATGAATATTTTCGGGTACCTGACGATCGGTTAGAGGCGTCACAATACCTTTTACTGTATGAACTTTCCTTACCGTTTGGTCTCGACCTTCGCTCTATGATTAATATTGATAAATCGGCTAGTAAGGTATCGGTAAACTTACGTAAAATGTCTTCGCGTGAGATGCTAGCTTTCGAAAGTGAGACGCTTTTATGGATGCACGAAAATCTACCAGAGCCTATGTGGGCGAGGGCGTCTAGTACAAATGTTGTTTTTGCCCATATCAGCAAACGCAACGTAAACAGCTTGATCGGTGGTATTGGCGTAGGCATTTTGCTTATATCGCTTATTATTATGTTTGTCTTACGTTCCGTAAAATTCGGTTTTGTGAGCTTAGTGGCAAATGCTTTACCGTTCTTTATCGCTTTTGGATTGTGGTCATTATTTGTGGGTAACATCGGCCTTGGTGTGGCTGTTGTTGTCGGTATGGCCCTTGGTGTAGTAGTGGATGATACTGTTCACTTCTTAATGAAATACCAAGCAAATCTAAAGCATGGAATGTCTAATCATGATGCGCTAGTGGATGTTTTTCGTCGTGTTGGTATAGCGCTAACGATCACTACTGTTTGTCTCGTAGCCGGTTTTATGGTGCTTTCCCAGTCCTATTTATCGCTCAATAAAAACATGGGTATGATGACGGCCCTAACGATTGCAATAGCCCTCATTATTGATTTTATTTTTCTTCCAGCCTTACTCAAAGTGCTTGGGCCTAAAAAGGCCCAAGCACTTTGA
- a CDS encoding acyl carrier protein, whose product MIELDEVVELIQMIVDSEADITEAMGVDSIPGWDSVNALRLFSQLEKETGQKLSMKLFLETRTVADIVNFIQAG is encoded by the coding sequence ATGATTGAATTAGATGAAGTTGTCGAATTGATACAAATGATTGTCGATAGTGAAGCAGACATTACCGAAGCGATGGGGGTAGATTCAATTCCAGGTTGGGATTCCGTCAACGCCCTGCGTTTATTTTCTCAGCTTGAAAAAGAAACAGGCCAAAAACTGTCGATGAAACTATTTTTGGAGACACGTACCGTTGCAGATATTGTTAATTTTATTCAGGCGGGCTAG